One Egicoccus halophilus genomic region harbors:
- a CDS encoding AAA family ATPase → MTDQRNLASSRVDGGGPVYGYMSRLISDVLIGTGSLLTPGEQIWTPDVVDDFYAHFVGARDPETGTFLEKMNIQLSDASAAARQLAAELLVLYYLPCHPSGVSAASKADRVLTALHWSSPDAALPEDVRAVFEGGLWHPGTWYLTRADLQVSYLAEFTREFKRLQGEQQQRLLDDPWELKDFVFGLKPHHAPSTHHGLIHLFHPDVFEPIIAAQAKQKIAVRFAELVTEPTHDLDRQLKQIRVGLTPIHSAGFHFYDDDVKQKWQPDTSKWGTAIGWAKRWYAQPDFDTQERDYKLDVNRQIDALDASDPEAFTNGVAAALRNNLVNYRVSSDLAELMRADPVTATREITSVRSRRDDAAAYETAVKWLEQAQTTGSGSFANLLSVLILNESHPPFRPTPITKFAALVGVSAPDSQAGATARYLAALDLFDTFIFEAEARGLELRDRLDAQSLIWTLASTEPPADWPESDRVAFLRWRGGAVEEGESDEETDLSNGVGVASLDDRLRELSERYHLGSKFLPQVFRLLEKRRQVIFQGPPGTGKTFIARKLAESIAGTEGDVRLVQFHASYAYEDFVQGYRPTEEGTFVLRDGPLVELARKARQSENATFVLIIDELNRANVAKVLGELYFLLEYRGESARMQYTGTPFTLPENLYVIGTMNTADRSIALLDSALRRRFWFVEFAPDVTPVKGLLARYLADEHPALTWLADVVDRANQLLDDRDGAIGPSHFLQPDLTEELARLTWTHAVLPHVQERLFDQSERIRDFDFEALRASVTASTPDPEPPPVTAGNGEAADLVDGAPVDG, encoded by the coding sequence GTGACCGACCAGAGGAACTTGGCAAGCAGCCGCGTTGACGGTGGCGGGCCGGTCTACGGCTACATGTCGCGGCTGATCTCCGACGTACTGATCGGCACGGGCAGCCTGCTCACCCCCGGGGAGCAGATCTGGACTCCCGATGTCGTCGACGACTTTTACGCCCACTTCGTCGGGGCACGCGATCCCGAGACTGGAACGTTCCTCGAGAAGATGAACATCCAGCTCAGCGATGCATCTGCCGCGGCCCGGCAACTCGCGGCCGAGCTGCTCGTCCTGTACTATCTCCCGTGCCATCCGTCGGGAGTGTCCGCTGCCTCCAAAGCGGATCGCGTCCTGACGGCGCTGCACTGGTCCTCGCCGGACGCGGCGCTGCCTGAGGACGTCCGAGCGGTCTTTGAGGGTGGTCTCTGGCATCCCGGTACGTGGTACCTGACCCGTGCGGACCTCCAGGTCTCGTACCTGGCCGAGTTCACCCGCGAGTTCAAGCGGCTCCAGGGCGAGCAGCAGCAACGGTTGCTGGACGACCCGTGGGAGCTGAAGGACTTCGTTTTCGGCCTCAAGCCGCACCACGCCCCGTCGACGCACCACGGCCTGATCCATCTGTTCCACCCGGACGTGTTCGAGCCGATCATTGCGGCTCAGGCGAAGCAGAAGATCGCCGTTCGGTTCGCCGAGCTGGTGACCGAGCCCACACACGATCTGGACCGGCAGCTCAAGCAGATTCGCGTCGGGCTGACGCCGATCCACAGTGCGGGATTCCACTTCTACGATGACGATGTCAAGCAGAAGTGGCAGCCCGACACGAGCAAGTGGGGCACCGCCATCGGGTGGGCCAAGCGGTGGTACGCGCAACCTGATTTCGACACGCAAGAGCGCGACTACAAGCTCGACGTCAACCGTCAGATCGATGCGCTCGATGCCTCCGACCCCGAGGCGTTCACGAACGGCGTGGCTGCGGCGCTGCGGAACAACCTTGTGAACTATCGCGTCAGCAGCGACCTCGCCGAACTGATGCGGGCGGATCCGGTGACGGCGACACGCGAGATCACCTCCGTGCGCTCGCGGCGCGACGACGCGGCGGCTTACGAGACTGCGGTGAAGTGGCTGGAGCAGGCGCAGACGACCGGCAGCGGGTCCTTCGCCAACCTCCTGTCCGTCCTGATCCTCAACGAGTCGCACCCCCCGTTCCGGCCCACACCCATCACCAAGTTCGCGGCGCTGGTCGGCGTGTCCGCACCCGACAGCCAGGCAGGTGCAACCGCGCGCTATCTGGCCGCGTTGGACCTGTTTGACACGTTCATCTTCGAGGCGGAGGCCCGAGGTCTCGAGCTCCGCGATCGCCTCGACGCCCAGTCGCTGATCTGGACTCTGGCATCCACGGAACCCCCCGCCGACTGGCCCGAGAGTGACCGCGTTGCGTTCCTGAGGTGGCGAGGGGGGGCCGTCGAAGAGGGAGAGAGTGACGAGGAGACGGACCTGAGCAACGGCGTCGGCGTCGCATCGCTGGACGACCGGCTCCGTGAACTCTCGGAGCGGTATCACCTCGGGTCCAAGTTCCTTCCCCAGGTGTTCCGCCTGCTCGAGAAGCGACGCCAGGTCATCTTCCAAGGGCCACCCGGCACCGGTAAGACGTTCATTGCCCGGAAGCTGGCCGAGTCGATCGCAGGCACCGAAGGTGACGTCCGGCTGGTCCAGTTCCACGCCTCGTATGCCTACGAAGACTTCGTGCAGGGCTACCGGCCGACCGAGGAGGGCACGTTCGTCCTGCGCGATGGGCCCCTTGTCGAACTGGCCCGCAAGGCCCGCCAGTCCGAGAACGCTACCTTCGTCCTGATCATCGACGAGCTGAACCGGGCGAACGTCGCCAAGGTCCTGGGCGAACTGTACTTCCTGCTCGAGTACCGGGGTGAGAGCGCCCGCATGCAGTACACGGGCACGCCGTTCACGCTGCCCGAGAACCTCTACGTGATCGGCACGATGAACACGGCCGACCGGTCGATCGCGCTGCTCGACTCGGCGCTGCGACGTCGGTTCTGGTTCGTGGAATTCGCCCCGGATGTCACACCCGTGAAGGGTCTGCTCGCGCGCTACCTCGCCGACGAGCACCCGGCACTGACCTGGCTCGCCGATGTCGTCGACCGCGCCAACCAGCTGCTCGACGATCGCGACGGTGCGATCGGTCCGTCCCACTTCCTGCAGCCGGACCTGACCGAGGAACTTGCACGGCTCACCTGGACGCACGCAGTGCTCCCGCACGTCCAAGAACGACTGTTCGACCAGTCCGAACGGATCCGCGACTTCGACTTCGAAGCGCTCCGTGCGTCCGTCACCGCCAGCACACCCGACCCCGAGCCGCCGCCAGTCACCGCCGGCAACGGCGAGGCAGCTGACCTGGTCGACGGGGCGCCCGTCGATGGCTGA
- a CDS encoding McrC family protein, whose translation MAEHVPLREYQPTGPTRLSAAERDALLAASVTVTPVSGTTDLYEVRPGSTVGVVRVRDRQFDIAPKIGIQRLLNLLTYSIRDEFWGDELAEYGRDADLLEVVAAAYALRLERTLERGVVRGYRHRAERGVAIRGRIDMAAQVRREFGRMLPINIAYDDHTIDIDPNRILLAAVLRLRSLRLRTDRTRRRLLMALDRLDGVTAVRYDPRRLPRVSSTRLDHHYRPALAMAALILSNSSVEAGTPVGSADAILFNMNEVFEDFIVGALREQLALDSRTFPQGDTRLTLDEGARVGLEPDLSWIQAGRPIFVGDVKYKRLTAAGYKHPDLYQVHAYARAAGLPSTLLVYAAGEAESAIYRVVRGGPEIEVVVIDLNRDLEGLAREMARIASRVRQHAERGRAALNLVSTSPPTTTTPVAS comes from the coding sequence ATGGCTGAGCACGTCCCCCTCCGCGAGTACCAACCGACGGGTCCGACCCGGCTCTCGGCGGCCGAACGCGACGCGCTGCTGGCAGCCAGCGTGACGGTCACGCCGGTCAGCGGCACAACGGACCTGTACGAGGTGCGTCCCGGCTCGACGGTCGGTGTCGTCCGGGTACGCGACCGTCAGTTCGACATCGCACCCAAGATCGGGATCCAGCGGCTGTTAAACCTGCTCACCTACTCGATCCGTGACGAGTTCTGGGGCGACGAGCTCGCCGAGTACGGCCGGGACGCGGACCTACTCGAGGTCGTCGCCGCCGCCTACGCGCTGCGGCTGGAACGCACCCTCGAGCGTGGCGTCGTCCGGGGCTACCGGCATCGCGCGGAACGCGGCGTCGCGATCCGCGGCCGGATCGACATGGCCGCCCAGGTCCGCCGTGAGTTCGGGCGCATGCTGCCCATCAACATCGCGTACGACGATCACACGATCGACATCGACCCCAACCGGATCCTGCTTGCGGCCGTGCTCCGGCTGCGGTCGCTCCGGCTTCGCACCGATCGGACACGCCGACGCCTGCTCATGGCGCTGGACCGCCTCGACGGTGTGACCGCGGTCCGCTACGACCCGCGACGGCTCCCTCGAGTCTCGTCGACTCGCCTCGACCATCACTACCGGCCGGCTCTGGCCATGGCGGCGTTGATCCTTAGCAACAGCTCCGTCGAAGCGGGTACACCGGTGGGTTCCGCGGACGCGATCCTCTTCAACATGAACGAGGTCTTCGAGGACTTCATCGTCGGCGCCCTGCGAGAGCAGCTCGCTCTCGACTCGAGGACGTTCCCGCAGGGCGACACCCGACTGACCCTCGACGAGGGCGCGCGCGTGGGCCTCGAACCTGACCTCTCATGGATCCAGGCGGGACGTCCGATCTTCGTCGGTGATGTCAAGTACAAGCGGCTGACGGCTGCCGGGTATAAGCACCCGGATCTGTACCAGGTGCATGCGTACGCACGGGCAGCCGGCCTTCCGTCGACCCTGCTGGTCTACGCCGCCGGCGAGGCCGAGTCCGCGATCTACCGTGTCGTTCGTGGTGGACCGGAGATCGAGGTCGTGGTCATCGATCTCAACCGCGATCTCGAGGGACTCGCACGCGAGATGGCCCGAATCGCCAGCCGAGTGCGGCAGCACGCAGAGCGTGGCCGCGCAGCCCTGAACCTCGTCTCGACGTCGCCCCCTACAACTACCACCCCTGTCGCTAGCTAG
- the istB gene encoding IS21-like element helper ATPase IstB, with protein MTVSKSQALDAEVEALARRLRLPYLRKAAVDVLPTAKAQRWEPAELVRVLLAEEAQGRDAATIRNRRRRAGFPTGKTFDTWRADASTIPPSTQQALRTLEWVRRAENLAVVGPSGTGKSHLLEALGQAAIDDGLVVAWFTIESLGRLVTRHRADDSVAKAVNRVLKADLVVIDDIGLLPVPAEAAEALFRVIDAAYERRSVAISSNIHPGGFDQLLPTTIATAAVDRFMHHAHVVVTDGDSYRFAQARDGKGVTPLA; from the coding sequence ATGACCGTCTCGAAGTCCCAAGCCCTCGACGCCGAGGTCGAAGCGCTCGCCCGACGGCTGCGGCTGCCCTACCTGCGCAAGGCCGCCGTCGACGTGCTGCCCACCGCCAAAGCGCAACGTTGGGAACCTGCCGAGCTCGTCCGGGTCCTGCTCGCTGAAGAAGCCCAGGGCCGGGACGCCGCCACGATCCGCAACCGCCGGCGCCGCGCCGGGTTTCCGACCGGCAAGACCTTCGACACGTGGCGAGCTGACGCCTCGACGATCCCGCCCTCGACCCAGCAGGCGTTGCGCACCCTCGAATGGGTCCGCCGGGCCGAGAACCTGGCCGTGGTCGGACCGTCCGGGACCGGCAAGTCGCATCTGCTCGAAGCCCTCGGTCAGGCCGCGATCGATGACGGGCTGGTGGTCGCGTGGTTCACCATCGAGTCCCTCGGCAGGCTCGTGACCCGACATCGTGCGGACGACTCGGTCGCTAAAGCCGTCAATCGGGTGTTGAAGGCCGACCTGGTCGTCATCGACGACATCGGGCTGCTCCCCGTCCCCGCCGAGGCCGCCGAAGCGCTGTTCCGCGTCATCGACGCCGCCTACGAACGTCGCTCGGTCGCCATCTCGAGCAACATCCACCCCGGCGGGTTCGACCAGCTGCTGCCCACCACCATCGCCACCGCCGCCGTCGACCGGTTCATGCACCACGCCCACGTCGTGGTCACCGACGGCGACTCCTACCGGTTCGCCCAAGCCCGCGACGGCAAGGGGGTGACGCCCCTGGCCTGA
- a CDS encoding IS256 family transposase, producing MAHYESALSDLAELLTGTDATLASSLADILAAAMQELIEAELTGRIGAEHGERAPTRLAQRNGHRPKRLSTPAGDLEVAIPKLRKGSFFPELLEPRRRIDKALWAVIMTAYITGTSTRKVDDLVKALGCDSGISKSSVSRICKGIDADVTALRTRRLDHQPFVYVWLDATYVHVREGGQVVSKAVVIATGLRADGHREVLGVDVGDSENETFWTEFLRDLRERGLAGVKLVISDAHAGLKAAIRKVLQGSGWQRCRVHAMRNLLAVAKSQQRSVISALIRTIFAQPDRDTAIAQLRQVVDQLEKLAPTVAERLEAMETDLLAYTGYPPAHWSKIWSNNPIERLNRELKRRTDVVQIFPNTESVIRLVGALLVEMNDEMIAADRRYIAAGSVAALLEDEDRLPSLPAAPRH from the coding sequence ATGGCCCACTACGAGTCTGCCCTATCCGATCTGGCTGAGCTGCTGACCGGCACCGACGCGACGCTGGCGAGTTCGCTGGCCGACATCCTGGCCGCCGCCATGCAGGAGTTGATCGAGGCCGAACTGACCGGCCGGATCGGCGCCGAGCACGGCGAGCGGGCCCCGACCCGCCTGGCGCAACGCAACGGGCATCGCCCGAAGCGGCTGTCCACCCCGGCGGGTGATCTCGAGGTCGCGATCCCCAAGCTGCGCAAGGGCAGCTTCTTCCCCGAGCTGCTCGAGCCGCGCCGGCGGATCGACAAGGCCCTGTGGGCGGTGATCATGACCGCCTACATCACCGGTACCTCGACCAGGAAGGTCGACGATCTGGTCAAGGCGCTCGGTTGCGACAGCGGGATCTCCAAGTCGTCGGTGAGCAGGATCTGCAAGGGCATCGACGCTGATGTCACCGCGCTACGCACCCGCCGGTTGGACCATCAGCCGTTCGTGTACGTCTGGCTCGACGCGACCTACGTCCATGTGCGCGAGGGCGGGCAGGTCGTGTCCAAGGCGGTCGTGATCGCGACCGGGCTGCGTGCTGACGGCCACCGTGAGGTCCTCGGGGTCGATGTCGGCGACTCGGAGAACGAGACGTTCTGGACCGAGTTTCTCCGCGACCTGCGTGAGCGGGGCCTGGCCGGCGTGAAGCTGGTCATCTCCGACGCCCACGCCGGCCTCAAGGCCGCGATCCGCAAGGTCCTGCAGGGCTCTGGCTGGCAGCGCTGCAGGGTGCACGCGATGCGCAACCTGCTCGCGGTCGCCAAGAGCCAGCAGCGGTCGGTGATCTCCGCACTGATCCGCACCATCTTCGCCCAGCCCGACCGCGACACCGCCATCGCCCAGCTGCGTCAGGTCGTCGACCAGCTCGAGAAGCTCGCCCCCACCGTGGCCGAGCGGCTCGAGGCCATGGAGACCGACCTGCTCGCCTACACCGGCTACCCGCCGGCGCACTGGTCCAAGATCTGGTCCAACAACCCGATCGAACGGCTCAACCGCGAGCTCAAGCGCCGCACCGACGTCGTGCAGATCTTCCCCAACACCGAGTCCGTCATCCGCCTCGTCGGCGCGCTGCTCGTCGAGATGAACGACGAGATGATCGCCGCCGACCGCCGCTACATCGCCGCCGGCTCCGTGGCCGCGCTCCTCGAGGACGAGGACCGTCTACCGTCCCTGCCAGCAGCACCCCGGCACTGA
- a CDS encoding cysteine desulfurase family protein, with product MGIYLDNNATTPVDPAVVDAILPHFTSGFGNAASTHPRGRRAAATVETARDDVADALGVDSRRVVWTSGSTEALNTALKGLGRTRGARDQLIVGATEHKAVLDVAEWLAATDGVDVLTVAPRPDGVVDLDALCAAVTDRTFAVAVMAANNETGVINPVGEVAEIARRVGAAYVCDATQVPGKCSLDLGVADILAVSAHKVYGPQGIGALVAPRPGSQFKLEPLLHGGGHERGLRSGTLNLPGIVGFAAALELAQRRIDSDLPRMAQLRDRLEVGLASRLGGVTVHGKDAPRLPNTSNVRIEGVDADAMVVNTPAVAFSSGSACTAAVPTPSHVLTAMGLPTEAAEESIRLSVGRYTTEEEVDRAIELLATSAERLRELNGAA from the coding sequence GTGGGTATCTACCTCGACAACAATGCAACCACGCCGGTAGATCCGGCCGTGGTTGATGCCATCTTGCCTCATTTCACATCCGGGTTCGGCAACGCCGCTTCAACGCACCCACGTGGTCGCAGGGCTGCAGCGACGGTTGAGACCGCTCGCGACGACGTCGCCGATGCCCTGGGCGTCGACTCGCGGCGGGTCGTCTGGACCTCCGGCTCGACCGAGGCGCTCAACACCGCCTTGAAGGGCCTAGGGCGGACTCGCGGAGCTCGGGACCAGCTGATCGTCGGCGCCACTGAACACAAGGCCGTCCTTGACGTCGCGGAGTGGCTCGCAGCAACGGATGGCGTCGACGTCTTGACCGTCGCGCCGCGCCCGGACGGGGTTGTGGACCTCGATGCCCTATGCGCGGCAGTGACGGACCGAACGTTCGCCGTCGCCGTCATGGCAGCCAACAACGAGACGGGCGTCATCAACCCAGTCGGCGAGGTGGCCGAGATCGCTCGGCGGGTCGGCGCTGCGTACGTTTGCGACGCGACGCAGGTGCCCGGCAAGTGTTCGCTCGACCTTGGTGTCGCAGACATCCTCGCCGTCTCGGCGCACAAGGTCTACGGTCCCCAAGGGATCGGAGCGCTCGTGGCTCCGCGGCCTGGCAGTCAGTTCAAGCTGGAGCCGCTGCTGCATGGCGGGGGGCACGAGCGAGGGCTTCGTTCGGGGACCCTCAACCTCCCGGGTATCGTCGGCTTCGCGGCCGCACTCGAGCTCGCTCAACGGCGCATCGACTCCGACCTACCTCGGATGGCGCAGCTCCGCGATCGACTCGAGGTGGGTCTCGCCAGCCGACTCGGCGGTGTCACAGTCCACGGCAAGGATGCACCGCGCCTACCGAACACATCCAACGTCAGGATCGAGGGCGTGGACGCCGACGCGATGGTTGTCAACACACCGGCTGTCGCCTTCTCCTCGGGCTCGGCCTGCACTGCGGCAGTTCCAACCCCGTCGCACGTCCTCACCGCGATGGGCCTGCCGACCGAAGCAGCGGAGGAGAGCATCCGCCTGTCCGTGGGTCGGTACACAACCGAAGAAGAGGTCGATCGGGCGATCGAGCTACTCGCTACTTCCGCCGAACGCCTCCGCGAACTGAATGGAGCTGCCTAG
- a CDS encoding DUF4007 family protein, with amino-acid sequence MSVAIKQSLHATFGRHETFTPRYSWLKRGYDAVADPDYLTDLRARDGEYIFNDDDAHHRLGVGKNQARSIRFWLQAFRLIEEQKVPGRRAPAGEPTILGQSLLDTVSGLDPWLEDTGTWWLLHWMALSPGGYLPVWWTAFHTFPAVEFTIEQLLEHVQAQVETTSTWNQPKPAHRGTVKKDVLALLRAYAGTSGSRRRDALDDDLDAPLVPLTLIRETDEIGRFRFGVGPKPGLPAAVAAFACLDFLSRTGNTARQVLVATLASEQGGPGRALKLTERDLADLLAQAAEEAPGLIGMVNTGGSEALAVIGDESFGLVAARVLHAHYRRLGASSPEPETPYLPSAQFHLGDWT; translated from the coding sequence GTGAGCGTCGCCATCAAGCAGTCACTTCACGCGACCTTCGGACGGCACGAGACCTTCACGCCCCGTTACAGCTGGCTCAAGCGGGGCTATGACGCCGTCGCGGATCCGGACTACCTAACAGACCTCCGTGCGCGCGACGGGGAGTACATCTTCAACGACGATGACGCTCACCACCGCCTCGGCGTCGGGAAGAACCAGGCCCGCTCGATCAGGTTCTGGCTACAAGCCTTCCGGCTCATCGAGGAACAGAAGGTTCCCGGCCGCCGCGCACCGGCTGGCGAGCCCACGATCCTTGGCCAGTCCCTCCTGGACACTGTGTCCGGGCTCGACCCCTGGTTGGAGGACACTGGTACCTGGTGGTTGCTCCACTGGATGGCACTTTCTCCGGGCGGCTACTTGCCCGTATGGTGGACTGCCTTCCACACGTTCCCCGCGGTTGAGTTCACGATCGAACAGCTTCTCGAGCACGTGCAAGCTCAGGTCGAGACGACCTCGACGTGGAATCAGCCGAAGCCGGCACATCGCGGCACGGTGAAGAAGGACGTGCTGGCCCTGCTGCGCGCGTATGCCGGTACGTCTGGTTCGCGTAGGCGGGACGCGCTTGATGACGATCTCGACGCTCCGCTCGTTCCGCTCACTCTCATTCGAGAGACGGACGAGATCGGCCGCTTCCGCTTCGGTGTCGGCCCGAAGCCGGGGCTTCCAGCGGCCGTCGCAGCGTTCGCGTGTCTCGACTTCCTGTCGCGCACGGGAAACACCGCCCGACAAGTGCTGGTGGCCACGCTTGCCAGCGAGCAGGGGGGGCCGGGGCGGGCGCTGAAGCTGACGGAGCGCGATCTTGCTGACCTGCTTGCTCAGGCGGCGGAAGAGGCGCCCGGCCTAATCGGGATGGTGAATACCGGCGGCTCCGAGGCCCTGGCGGTTATAGGAGACGAGTCGTTTGGACTAGTCGCGGCACGCGTGCTTCATGCTCACTACCGACGGCTCGGCGCCTCATCACCGGAGCCGGAAACGCCGTACCTGCCGAGTGCGCAGTTCCATCTCGGAGACTGGACATGA
- a CDS encoding phosphoadenosine phosphosulfate reductase family protein: MPDSVRHICGISGGKDSSALALYLRRTRPELDIDYFFCDTGAELPETYEYLTKLEAALGQPITRLNADRGFDHWFEVFRGALPSPQMRWCTKNMKIKPIEEWIGDDPAISYVAIRADESNRKGYVSTKPNISAVFPFVNDGIDHDGVMRILDDSGIGLPSYYEWRTRSGCYFCFYQRKSEWVGLADRHPDLFERAKQIERKVLTEAGLTGDASYDDYAMAGRQYTWSQGETLDELLSRRDEIIDRHRQAMERAKERKRDLPLVDALSEALDADDDTMACTVCAL; the protein is encoded by the coding sequence ATGCCTGACAGTGTCCGACACATCTGCGGTATCTCTGGCGGAAAGGACTCCTCAGCGCTGGCCCTCTACCTTCGCCGGACCCGCCCAGAACTAGATATCGACTACTTTTTCTGTGACACGGGCGCCGAGCTCCCGGAGACGTACGAGTATCTGACGAAGCTCGAGGCCGCCCTCGGCCAGCCCATCACCCGGCTGAACGCGGACCGTGGCTTCGACCACTGGTTCGAAGTCTTCCGAGGCGCCCTGCCCTCACCCCAGATGCGTTGGTGCACGAAGAATATGAAGATCAAGCCGATCGAAGAGTGGATCGGCGACGATCCGGCAATCTCCTACGTCGCCATCCGGGCGGACGAGTCAAACCGAAAGGGCTACGTCTCCACGAAGCCGAACATCAGTGCGGTCTTTCCATTCGTCAATGACGGCATCGACCACGATGGAGTGATGCGGATACTCGACGACTCCGGGATCGGCCTGCCCTCCTACTACGAGTGGCGAACGAGGTCCGGTTGCTACTTCTGCTTCTATCAGCGCAAGTCCGAGTGGGTCGGCCTCGCCGATCGACACCCCGACCTGTTCGAGCGCGCCAAGCAGATCGAGCGGAAGGTCCTGACCGAGGCCGGCCTCACCGGTGATGCGTCATACGACGACTATGCTATGGCCGGCCGCCAGTACACCTGGTCACAGGGCGAGACGCTCGATGAGCTCCTCTCGAGGCGGGATGAGATCATTGACCGTCACCGCCAGGCGATGGAACGAGCGAAGGAACGGAAGCGAGATCTTCCGCTCGTCGATGCGCTCAGTGAGGCGCTAGACGCAGACGACGACACAATGGCCTGCACAGTCTGCGCGCTTTGA
- a CDS encoding DEAD/DEAH box helicase family protein → MGLPDLDLGSRTYRLPRDPLVSDVLNPCFAEAYRVRGQFAYFTSHVLGQVSAGLTAFLAREDEPPPIEFVVSPWLSDQDAAAVLEAAADPRRVLEDVLRMGLLRAPRSLTVDAVEEHTLRCFAWLLASNRLRLDIAVVPGGRFHEKTWEFSDRERAEGHNGHVVYVAGSANATRQALRVNSESMSVFPSWVAGTEGHVGPLRESFSDVFEGRSVPLYPMSDALLNEWIETWKSDFEPTEEDLERAARKVGDLWLIADPVAKIEVPHVSASDGEPFIPEWLNWTRPPYEHQREAVLAWEAAGRRGVMEMATGAGKTWTALVSAVRAHYETEGPTLLTIAVPFTPLLHQWAEDCSRFGIDAALPTASSGSRLGKFSQLNELISELTLGARSFGCVIVTHHLLGDPEFDALVQDAADLGVATMLVGDEVHRLGATRFISDPPEGFAKRLGLSATPSRQYDVEGTTQMYGYFGDTVFEYGLDQAIGSCLVEYDYYVEVVRLNWDEVEEFNELTRKIGAAYRPNATFSENPAYAAAVRRRRAFLDTAAGKLPALARALERYGPSPLSHTLIYSSARESSQLGEVQDLLDGRNVSNARITYQETPNLHLVQEIVERFRAGEIAVLNAMKVLDEGFNIPEITTAFLFSSTGTEREWTQRRGRVLRMAPGKGRATIVDFVVLPPADAEPTPAAQRYIDGELVRIEAFARFAANQHADDGAARVITQLLRESTGGQR, encoded by the coding sequence ATGGGGCTGCCTGACCTCGATCTCGGGAGCAGGACCTATCGATTGCCGCGCGATCCGCTCGTCAGCGACGTCCTCAACCCTTGCTTCGCCGAGGCGTACAGAGTCCGCGGGCAGTTCGCCTACTTCACGTCGCATGTGCTGGGTCAAGTGTCGGCTGGGTTGACGGCGTTCCTCGCTCGCGAGGATGAGCCTCCACCCATAGAATTCGTCGTATCGCCTTGGCTGTCCGACCAAGACGCCGCCGCGGTGCTCGAGGCAGCCGCCGACCCGCGCAGGGTGCTCGAGGACGTACTCCGAATGGGGCTGCTCCGCGCACCACGGAGCCTCACCGTCGACGCGGTCGAGGAGCACACCCTTCGGTGCTTCGCTTGGCTACTAGCCTCCAACCGCCTACGTCTCGATATCGCAGTGGTGCCTGGTGGACGGTTCCACGAGAAGACATGGGAGTTCTCCGACCGCGAACGCGCCGAGGGACATAACGGCCATGTGGTCTACGTCGCGGGGTCAGCGAACGCGACCCGACAGGCTCTGCGGGTCAACAGCGAATCGATGTCCGTGTTTCCGTCGTGGGTGGCCGGCACGGAGGGGCACGTCGGGCCACTGAGGGAGAGCTTCTCGGACGTGTTTGAGGGGCGCTCGGTTCCGCTCTACCCGATGAGCGACGCACTGCTGAATGAGTGGATCGAAACCTGGAAATCCGATTTCGAGCCGACCGAAGAAGACCTCGAACGTGCAGCCAGGAAGGTAGGTGACCTCTGGCTCATCGCCGACCCGGTGGCCAAGATTGAGGTGCCGCATGTGTCAGCGAGCGACGGAGAGCCGTTCATACCCGAATGGCTGAACTGGACGAGGCCTCCCTACGAGCACCAACGTGAGGCAGTCTTGGCTTGGGAAGCTGCGGGGCGTCGTGGCGTCATGGAGATGGCGACAGGCGCTGGCAAGACGTGGACCGCGTTGGTGTCAGCCGTCAGGGCCCACTACGAAACCGAGGGACCGACGCTCCTGACGATCGCAGTCCCTTTCACGCCCCTGCTTCACCAGTGGGCCGAGGACTGTTCTCGTTTCGGCATCGATGCCGCTCTCCCGACCGCGAGCTCAGGGAGTCGTCTCGGGAAGTTCTCCCAGTTGAACGAGCTCATAAGCGAGCTGACCCTCGGGGCACGGAGCTTTGGCTGCGTCATCGTGACGCACCATCTTCTCGGAGATCCGGAATTCGATGCGTTGGTTCAGGACGCCGCGGACCTTGGGGTCGCGACCATGCTCGTCGGTGACGAGGTCCATCGGCTTGGTGCGACACGTTTCATCAGCGACCCTCCTGAGGGCTTCGCAAAGCGACTCGGACTCTCAGCCACTCCTTCGCGACAGTACGATGTGGAGGGGACCACGCAGATGTACGGCTACTTCGGCGACACCGTCTTCGAGTACGGCCTCGACCAGGCGATCGGGTCTTGCCTCGTCGAATACGACTACTACGTTGAGGTCGTCCGACTGAACTGGGATGAGGTCGAGGAATTCAACGAGCTGACGCGGAAGATCGGGGCAGCCTATCGCCCAAACGCCACCTTCAGTGAGAACCCGGCATACGCCGCCGCTGTGCGTCGACGCCGAGCGTTCCTCGACACCGCCGCCGGGAAACTGCCGGCGCTCGCTCGAGCCCTAGAGCGGTACGGACCCTCCCCGCTCTCGCACACGTTGATCTACTCGAGTGCGCGTGAGAGCAGCCAGCTCGGTGAGGTGCAGGATCTGCTCGATGGCCGCAATGTCTCGAACGCCCGAATCACCTACCAGGAGACGCCGAACCTCCACTTGGTGCAGGAGATTGTCGAGCGTTTTAGAGCGGGTGAGATCGCTGTGCTGAACGCGATGAAGGTTCTCGACGAGGGTTTCAACATCCCGGAGATCACGACCGCCTTCCTGTTCTCCTCGACGGGTACGGAGCGCGAGTGGACTCAGCGGCGTGGGCGAGTCCTGCGCATGGCACCTGGGAAGGGCCGAGCGACTATCGTCGACTTCGTCGTTCTTCCGCCGGCTGATGCGGAACCGACACCAGCGGCGCAGCGATACATCGACGGGGAGCTCGTGCGTATCGAAGCCTTCGCGCGTTTCGCAGCGAATCAGCACGCAGACGACGGCGCGGCTCGCGTGATCACGCAGCTGCTCCGGGAAAGCACAGGAGGCCAGAGGTGA